One Chromobacterium paludis genomic window carries:
- a CDS encoding MarR family winged helix-turn-helix transcriptional regulator: MSETRTGDAVDRILEQWAKERPDLDVSPMGLIGRLSRCSALLSQRLDSVFAQYGLSGWEFDMLAALRRSGAPYCLAPTELFSSLMVTSGTMTHRLKVLEGKGWIERVASEQDARSTLVRLSADGFELIERALEAHVANEHAILSALPARSVEALQKRLAELLATLEDQAS; this comes from the coding sequence ATGTCCGAGACCAGAACAGGCGACGCGGTAGACCGCATACTCGAACAATGGGCCAAGGAAAGGCCGGACCTGGATGTCAGCCCCATGGGGTTGATCGGCAGGCTCAGCCGCTGCTCGGCATTGTTATCGCAACGGCTGGACAGCGTGTTCGCGCAATACGGTCTCAGCGGTTGGGAGTTCGACATGCTGGCCGCGCTGCGCCGCAGCGGCGCGCCCTACTGCCTGGCGCCGACCGAGCTGTTTTCCTCGCTGATGGTCACCTCCGGCACCATGACCCACAGGCTGAAGGTATTGGAGGGCAAGGGCTGGATAGAACGCGTAGCCAGCGAGCAGGACGCGCGCAGCACCCTGGTGCGGCTCAGCGCGGACGGCTTCGAACTCATAGAGCGCGCGCTGGAAGCCCATGTCGCCAATGAACACGCCATCCTGTCCGCGCTGCCAGCGCGCAGCGTGGAGGCGCTGCAAAAACGGCTGGCGGAATTGCTGGCAACACTTGAAGACCAAGCTAGCTAG